One Corynebacterium yudongzhengii DNA window includes the following coding sequences:
- a CDS encoding metal ABC transporter ATP-binding protein, with the protein MLVRFTDAAVDPLWSGLDLEVAPGEFLAVLGPNGSGKSTLLNTILGTRALTRGKVKVDARVGFIPQQRMFDRNLPLRARDLVSLSLAHGTITRRHPRKGQVEELLAAVDAQGLADKPVGKLSGGQQQLIRQAQALATDPQLLLADEPLLSLDVARQHDTVAKLERRRREHKTAIIMVTHGINPVLGIVDRVLYLAPHGHMVGTVDEVMRSDVLSDLYRTKVEVAEVNGRLVVI; encoded by the coding sequence GTGCTAGTTCGCTTCACTGACGCAGCCGTCGACCCCTTATGGTCCGGCCTCGACTTAGAGGTGGCCCCCGGCGAGTTCCTCGCCGTGCTCGGTCCCAACGGGTCCGGCAAGTCGACGCTGCTCAACACCATCTTGGGCACCCGCGCGCTGACCCGCGGCAAGGTGAAGGTCGACGCGCGGGTGGGGTTCATCCCCCAGCAGCGCATGTTCGACCGCAACCTGCCGCTGCGCGCCCGGGATCTGGTCTCCCTGTCGCTGGCGCACGGGACGATCACTCGTCGACACCCGCGGAAAGGCCAGGTCGAAGAGCTCCTCGCCGCCGTGGATGCACAGGGGCTGGCGGATAAGCCCGTCGGCAAGCTTTCGGGCGGACAGCAACAACTGATCCGCCAGGCACAGGCGCTGGCCACCGACCCGCAGCTGCTGCTTGCCGACGAACCGCTCCTTTCCCTCGACGTCGCCCGGCAGCACGATACCGTCGCCAAGCTTGAGCGACGCCGCCGTGAGCATAAGACCGCCATCATCATGGTCACCCACGGCATCAACCCAGTGCTCGGCATCGTCGACCGCGTGCTCTACCTCGCGCCGCACGGCCACATGGTGGGCACGGTCGACGAAGTCATGCGTTCCGACGTCCTCTCCGACCTCTACCGCACCAAAGTCGAGGTCGCCGAAGTCAACGGACGACTGGTGGTGATCTAG
- a CDS encoding metal ABC transporter permease → MSLEQFFADTEALLQVGFVQQAVIASALLGVLSGVMTPLIVLRRMSFSVHATSELALMGAAAALVFGFNIGFGALAGAIAAAIVLAVLGFRGQQDSSIGVVMSFGLGLAVLFLYLYPGNSTTAMSLLTGQIVGVSSASTWLLALVTVIVIGAVILLWRPLLFASTDPEMARAVGIPVHGLAVVFAILVGLTSAQSVQIVGALLVMALLITPGAAAAHVARSPLTTVLLSVLFAEISAVGGLLLSLAPGLPVSVFVTTISFIIYLICRTIGALRERKISRDEVAAARYDERPEPTPDPHHHLD, encoded by the coding sequence ATGAGCCTCGAACAATTCTTCGCCGACACCGAAGCGCTCTTGCAGGTCGGCTTCGTGCAGCAGGCCGTGATCGCCTCCGCGCTGCTCGGCGTGCTCTCCGGCGTGATGACGCCCCTGATCGTCCTGCGGCGCATGTCCTTTTCGGTGCACGCCACCTCGGAACTCGCGCTCATGGGCGCGGCCGCGGCGCTCGTGTTCGGCTTCAACATCGGCTTCGGCGCGCTCGCGGGAGCGATCGCCGCGGCCATCGTGCTCGCAGTGCTGGGGTTCCGCGGGCAGCAGGACTCGTCGATCGGCGTGGTCATGAGCTTCGGCCTCGGGCTGGCCGTGCTGTTTTTGTACCTCTACCCCGGCAACTCGACGACCGCGATGAGCCTGCTGACCGGCCAGATCGTCGGCGTCTCCAGCGCCTCGACGTGGCTTCTGGCGCTCGTGACGGTGATCGTCATCGGTGCGGTCATCCTGCTGTGGCGCCCGCTTTTGTTCGCCTCCACTGACCCGGAGATGGCGCGGGCGGTGGGCATCCCGGTGCACGGCCTGGCGGTGGTCTTCGCGATCCTCGTGGGGCTGACCTCCGCGCAGTCGGTGCAGATCGTCGGCGCCCTGCTGGTCATGGCGCTGCTGATCACCCCCGGCGCGGCCGCCGCGCATGTGGCCCGCTCCCCTCTCACCACGGTGCTTCTGTCGGTGCTGTTCGCGGAGATCTCCGCGGTCGGCGGACTGTTGCTCTCGCTGGCGCCGGGACTGCCGGTGAGCGTGTTCGTCACGACCATCTCGTTCATCATCTACCTCATCTGCCGCACCATCGGTGCGCTGCGCGAGCGCAAGATCTCCCGCGATGAGGTCGCCGCCGCGCGTTACGACGAACGCCCCGAGCCCACCCCCGATCCGCACCACCACCTCGATTAG
- a CDS encoding alpha/beta hydrolase family esterase, translated as MSYTVTRGSFDHDHRRRSYTIVAPDELTPHALLLYFHGSLQSSNVARNFTGHTFDALAERGIVVVYPDGIHHHFNDARRDLGERTRQLRVDDVGFVTTLVDKLTHHYDLSPQRVYGCGFSNGGQMVYRLLLEAPGLLKGAATYAATLPAPENLLPGINTANAVPTPFLSIHGTADPIAPYTGGEAGMDGNNRGPVRSFRDTGEISARINGHDPEGVTRTSSGSVITEDWSATDKPPVRLITVEGMGHLVPAPKKLDARLGAGTDQLIAAEATADFFDLRAG; from the coding sequence GTGTCTTATACCGTCACTCGAGGATCCTTCGACCACGACCATCGCCGGCGCAGCTATACCATCGTCGCGCCGGATGAGCTGACGCCGCACGCGCTTTTGTTGTATTTCCACGGCTCGTTGCAGTCGTCGAATGTGGCGCGCAATTTCACCGGCCATACCTTCGACGCGCTGGCCGAGCGCGGCATCGTGGTGGTCTATCCGGATGGCATTCATCATCACTTCAACGATGCCCGCCGTGACCTCGGGGAACGCACCCGGCAGCTGCGTGTGGATGACGTGGGATTTGTGACCACGCTCGTCGATAAGCTCACTCACCACTACGACCTCAGCCCGCAGCGGGTGTATGGCTGCGGGTTTTCCAACGGCGGCCAGATGGTCTACCGGCTCCTGCTCGAGGCCCCCGGGCTGCTGAAAGGGGCGGCGACCTATGCGGCCACGCTGCCCGCCCCGGAAAACCTCCTGCCCGGCATCAACACAGCTAACGCCGTGCCGACGCCTTTTCTCTCCATCCACGGCACCGCGGATCCGATCGCCCCGTACACCGGCGGCGAGGCCGGCATGGATGGCAACAACCGCGGGCCAGTGCGCTCCTTCCGCGATACCGGAGAGATATCCGCCCGCATCAACGGTCACGACCCGGAAGGCGTCACCCGCACCAGCTCAGGCAGCGTGATCACCGAAGACTGGAGCGCCACCGATAAACCGCCAGTGCGCCTGATCACCGTCGAGGGGATGGGGCATCTCGTGCCGGCGCCGAAGAAGCTAGATGCGCGCCTCGGCGCGGGCACCGACCAGCTCATCGCCGCCGAGGCCACGGCGGACTTCTTCGACCTCCGCGCCGGCTGA
- a CDS encoding bifunctional hydroxymethylpyrimidine kinase/phosphomethylpyrimidine kinase yields MDQLVPRVLSIAGTDPTGGAGIQADLKAIAAAGGFGMSVVTSLVVQNTRGVQSVHTPEPDFLRAQLKSVSDDVTIDAVKIGMIADEASAREVVAWLEELGDVPVVIDPVMVAASGHALAESVSGELLKKATVLTPNLTELAQLTGGKEATTRAEANAQATTLADTTGALILAKGGHLSADDRGNTLIGPGGEVLTHASSPAVETSASHGTGCSLSSALATRLAVGESYGEAVAWATDWVREALEYGEDLQVGQGNGPIDHFHRLRRQAAASDQRPRLRGFIDAWEAPEALGVDVDTPAPTPVVAPAGPWTAALWEAAGDALQRFTTDGFVPALASGVLPQEKFLFYLTQDDYYLEVYSRVLAGLGLKAENREERRMWAESVTEAIAVEQGMHAQFGVDAQIDPSPATLAYTDFLRAEAQNDYPIAVAAVLPCFWVYAQVGADLASARTEDHPYASWLGTYEDAGFQEATARAVAVAEKALAGASARQRARAAQAFVRACELEADFFAQAMLTDAR; encoded by the coding sequence ATGGACCAGCTTGTCCCCCGTGTTTTAAGCATCGCCGGCACTGATCCCACCGGTGGCGCCGGCATCCAGGCCGACCTCAAGGCGATCGCCGCCGCCGGCGGTTTCGGGATGTCGGTGGTCACCTCGCTCGTCGTCCAGAACACCCGCGGCGTGCAGTCCGTGCACACCCCGGAGCCGGACTTTTTGCGCGCGCAACTCAAGTCCGTCAGCGACGATGTGACAATCGACGCCGTGAAGATCGGCATGATCGCCGACGAGGCCTCCGCCCGCGAAGTCGTCGCCTGGCTCGAGGAGCTTGGCGACGTGCCCGTGGTCATCGACCCAGTCATGGTCGCGGCCTCCGGCCACGCGCTCGCCGAAAGCGTCTCCGGCGAGCTGCTCAAGAAGGCCACCGTTCTCACCCCGAACCTCACCGAGCTCGCCCAGCTCACCGGAGGAAAAGAGGCCACAACGCGTGCCGAAGCCAACGCCCAGGCAACAACACTCGCCGATACCACCGGCGCCCTCATCCTCGCCAAAGGCGGACACCTCTCTGCGGATGACCGCGGCAATACCCTCATCGGCCCCGGCGGTGAGGTGCTCACTCACGCTTCCTCGCCCGCGGTAGAGACCTCCGCCTCGCACGGCACCGGCTGCTCCCTCTCCTCGGCGCTGGCGACCCGCCTGGCGGTGGGGGAGTCCTACGGAGAGGCCGTCGCCTGGGCCACCGACTGGGTGCGCGAGGCCCTCGAATACGGCGAAGACCTCCAGGTAGGCCAGGGTAACGGGCCGATCGATCACTTCCACCGGCTGCGTCGGCAGGCGGCGGCCAGCGATCAGCGCCCGCGGCTGCGCGGGTTCATCGATGCATGGGAGGCCCCGGAGGCGTTGGGGGTGGACGTCGATACGCCGGCGCCGACCCCGGTCGTCGCGCCAGCCGGTCCGTGGACCGCCGCCCTGTGGGAGGCCGCCGGCGATGCGCTTCAGCGCTTCACCACCGACGGCTTCGTCCCCGCGCTCGCCTCCGGCGTGCTGCCTCAAGAGAAGTTCCTGTTCTACCTCACACAGGACGACTACTACCTCGAGGTCTACTCGCGCGTGCTCGCCGGGCTGGGGCTGAAGGCCGAAAACCGGGAGGAGCGGCGCATGTGGGCCGAATCGGTGACCGAAGCGATCGCCGTCGAGCAGGGCATGCACGCGCAGTTCGGCGTCGACGCCCAGATAGACCCCTCGCCCGCGACGCTCGCCTACACCGACTTCCTGCGCGCCGAGGCGCAGAACGATTACCCCATCGCCGTCGCCGCCGTACTGCCGTGTTTCTGGGTCTACGCGCAGGTCGGGGCGGATCTGGCCAGCGCGAGGACCGAGGACCACCCTTATGCATCCTGGTTGGGTACCTACGAGGACGCAGGCTTCCAGGAGGCGACCGCCCGCGCCGTGGCGGTGGCGGAAAAGGCGCTGGCCGGGGCGTCGGCGCGGCAGCGGGCGCGGGCGGCCCAGGCCTTCGTGCGCGCCTGCGAGCTCGAGGCGGACTTCTTCGCCCAGGCTATGCTCACGGACGCTCGCTAG
- the thiE gene encoding thiamine phosphate synthase, translating into MDLDYRLYLVTDSRLPGGYERVPAVVAEAIAGGVSMVQVRDKELDDDTFAHLARAVEKVARPHGVPVLVNDRVEIAVELGLGVHVGQQDMALDEVRALVGEAVPVGLSVSNTAELEAIEACQTRPDYVGLSPLCETPTKTDTAAALGYEGTRRLAARAHAMGLAAVAIGGINHDNIRQARATGVDGVCVVSAIMAAADPRAAARQLLKEC; encoded by the coding sequence ATGGACCTCGATTACCGCCTCTACCTGGTCACCGACTCCCGCCTGCCCGGCGGCTATGAGCGGGTGCCCGCGGTCGTCGCCGAGGCGATCGCCGGCGGGGTGAGCATGGTGCAGGTGCGCGACAAAGAGCTTGACGACGACACCTTCGCCCACCTCGCCCGCGCCGTCGAGAAGGTGGCGCGCCCGCACGGGGTGCCGGTGCTCGTCAACGACCGCGTCGAGATCGCCGTCGAGCTGGGCTTGGGCGTGCACGTCGGCCAGCAGGACATGGCGCTCGACGAGGTCCGCGCGCTGGTCGGCGAGGCGGTGCCGGTAGGGCTTTCGGTCAGCAACACCGCCGAACTGGAGGCCATCGAGGCGTGCCAGACGCGCCCCGACTACGTCGGCTTAAGCCCGCTTTGTGAAACCCCTACGAAAACGGATACCGCCGCTGCCCTGGGCTATGAGGGCACCCGCCGGCTGGCCGCACGTGCCCACGCGATGGGGCTGGCAGCCGTGGCGATCGGCGGCATCAACCACGACAACATTCGGCAGGCCCGCGCCACCGGTGTGGACGGTGTGTGCGTGGTCTCCGCGATCATGGCGGCCGCCGATCCGCGCGCCGCCGCCCGTCAACTTCTCAAGGAGTGTTGA